A single window of Triplophysa rosa linkage group LG2, Trosa_1v2, whole genome shotgun sequence DNA harbors:
- the mis12 gene encoding protein MIS12 homolog has product MTESGASEGSESLQLYEAQFFGFTPETCTLRVRNAFLDSLNHILVAVESVFVKRLSPGQEPSAELRLTARESTQKLRRFLQERFEVMFQRMKGMLMDRVLTIPPSVLLTDDQLHQKYPEGKEELMKLQSSIAILQQAYEADVRAKQALLAELEEQKETQKQLDEVLRWIEELRVSWRQEGMGNVQDSIRYMMETVGQLQDVVGKIGKQSKELDEV; this is encoded by the exons ATGACTGAAAGCGGAG CTTCGGAGGGATCTGAATCCCTTCAGCTATATGAAGCGCAGTTCTTCGGCTTCACCCCCGAGACCTGCACTTTACGAGTCCGTAATGCTTTTCTCGACTCCCTCAACCACATACTGGTTGCCGTTGAGTCTGTGTTCGTGAAAAGGTTGTCTCCAGGGCAGGAGCCTTCAGCAGAGCTCCGCTTGACAGCCAGAGAAAGCACCCAAAAACTGCGCAGGTTCCTCCAGGAGCGCTTTGAGGTCATGTTTCAGCGCATGAAGGGGATGCTGATGGATCGTGTTCTTACCATTCCTCCCAGTGTCTTACTGACTGACGACCAGCTGCACCAGAAATATCCAGAAGGCAAAGAAGAACTCATGAAGCTGCAGAGCTCCATCGCAATACTGCAGCAGGCTTATGAAGCCGATGTGCGCGCCAAGCAAGCGCTTCTCGCTGAGCTTGAGGAGCAAAAGGAGACTCAAAAACAACTGGATGAGGTTCTGAGATGGATCGAGGAGCTGCGTGTCTCCTGGAGACAGGAGGGGATGGGAAATGTCCAAGACAGCATCCGATACATGATGGAGACTGTGGGCCAACTGCAGGATGTTGTGGGAAAGATTGGCAAGCAGAGTAAAGAACTGGATGAAGTTTGA